The genomic DNA AGCGTGGTAATGCAAATGGCTATTTGGTTACGCGCGGTGGTCGGCGGGGTGCCCTGCCACACGGCCTCCGTCAGCGCCGCGACCGAGACGGTGCGGTCCGGCGAGAGCAGCAGTGTGGCCAGGACGGCCCGTTGACGTGCGCTGCTCACCCGGATCGTCTCGCCGTTGGCCGAAATCTCCAGCGGCCCCAGCAGTTTGAAGGACAGCGTGTGGGTCACTGCATGTTCCCATCCCGGTCGTATGCCCGACGGCATGCGGTCGCCATGAACCGTTCCTGTATGACGTGGCTGAAAAGAACACGCGGACGGTCGGGCTCCGGGATCTTCGTGCACTGCTGCGCCCGGGAGTCGGCGGGCTGTCGCCCGGGAGCCGATCCCGTTGTTCCGCCCTCATGGCCGGTCGGCCGGTAACACACGGATGGCCGGGCGGCGTTGGTCGAAAGCGGATAATGGGCAGCAGTAGGCATGTTTCCAATGATCACTACCCGGGGCACAAAGTCAATGCGGATTCCCCGGATCAAAGCGTGTCGCGATTCTTGACATAATTCTGGCACGGGGGTGTCGGACGGGTGGGCGGGCCGCCGGGGTTCTCCGGCGGCGGCCGGTCGTCACCGCTCGTCCGGCGAGGTCTGCATGGGCTCTGATCAGGTGCGACGAGGTCGTCGTCGCCGCCGGGGGCACCCGGCGGGATCGTTACCGTACCTGCCTCGCGCGGATTTCGTGTCAGGGGGGCCAATCCTGCGGGGAATCCGGTGAATCCCGCTTATGGGGGCGGTCGGTCATACATCGGCGGGATGTCGCGCACCGTTACCCGGAATGCAATAATCCGCAGCCCGTTTCGGTTGCTTTATCCGATATCTTCCGGTGAATCGATGCAGTGTGTTCACGTGATCGGATATCGGAGAGGGATGGAGAGGCGTCGGAGAGGGATCGCGGCCTTACACGTCCTTGCGGGGCGCTTGCCGGATCGGCGCTCCGTCCTCAACGGCGCCGAAATAAAGGGGCGTTGATGTGCATTGCCCGGCCGCTTCGGCCAGGGATTACGGGACGGCCCGAGGAAAGGGCAATGTGCGCCGACGCGCTGTCCCGGGGCTGTCCGCCGGGGAGCGGTGGGACCGGGCGGTAATAGCCGGACGTATATGACGAGCCGGCCCGCACGGGCGCGGCCCCGGAGCGGGGGGCGGCGGCCACCCGGCACCTGTACCGGTGTCTCCGGCGGGTCAGGTCAGTGGGAATCGCCGCGCCGGCCGAGGGTCTCCACCGGGGTCGCGGTGGGGCGGGTCCACTGCGGAACGGGCCGGCCGGGCCGGTACGGACCACGGTCGGCCGACCCCGCACGGACGCGCGCCGCCCCCGTCTTCCCGAGCCCGCCCCCGTCTTCCCGCCCCCGTCTTCCCGAGCCCGGCGCCCCGCGCACGCCGCGTACCGCGCCCGGCTCACGGCACATGGCTGCGGACCAGCGCCACCGCCTCGTCCAGCGCGGCCGTCTCGTGCTCCGTCAGCCGCGGGTCGGCCGCCCGGCGGGTCCGGGCGAGGGCCAGGTCGGCGACGCTCACTCCCCCGTCCGCGGCCATCTCCCCGAGCAGCGCCGTGAGCAGGGCGCGGACGGCCGCCGCCGGTGTCTCCGCGCCCGTCCCCGCCCCTCCCGGGGAAGCCGGGGACGGCGGGGAGGCAGGGGAAGCCGGGGAGGCAGGGGACCGCGGGGAAGCCGGGGAGGCAGGGGACCGCGGGGAAGCCGGGGAGGCAGGGGCCAGTGAGGCCTGGGCCAGGATCAGGGCCGACATGGCGCGGTCGAGCCCCGGCGGGCCCTCCGTGGTGTTGCTCCAGTCGATCACCACCGGTCCCCGCTCCGTCAGGATCACGTTCTCCGGGTGCAGGTCGAGATGGAGGATGTGCTCCTCCGGGTCCGGGGAGAGCCGGGCCGGGACCGCGTGCAGTTCGCGCAGCAGCCCGGCGAGCAGCGCGCCGCCCTCCGCCGCCCGCAGGGTCCCCGCCGACAGGGCCTCGGCCATCGTCGGGCCGGTCAGCCGTTGCAGCACCAGATCGGTTGCGCGGGCCCCTTTTGCGGGCGGGCCGATGCGGGGGACCGGGAACCCGAAGGCGCAGAGGTAGGACATCACGGCCAGTTCGGGGGTGGCATCGGTGCTGTCGCGGTAGCGGCGAAGGACCCAGGAGCCGTCGAGTGCGTACACGTCGGCGGTGCGTCCCGAGCCCAGAAGTTGGCCTGTGTGCATGAGGCCGAACCTACCCGGGCGTACCCGCGAAAGGGAGCCGCCGGACGTCCCGGCGACGGCCGGGCGCCAGGCCACCGGCCTGCGGCGGGTCTCCAGAGGGTTCGGCGGCACGCCTCGGGGGCCGCCCCATAACGCGAAGTGAGGGGGTGAACGGGATCTCCTCGGCCCTCCGGTGCCCGACTACGGTTTCGGCAATTCCCGAGTCCGGCACACCCCGGGTTCCCCACCCGGGAGCCCGGGACTCGCCTTGGGTCTGCCACCCCCCGGCCCCAAGCCCCCCCCGAAATCGAGGAGAGTTACGTGGACAACGCCACGCTCCGCAGACGCGCACTCGCCGCCTGTACCGCCGCTGTCGCCGTGGGCGCGCTGGGTCTCGCAGGTCTGACCGGTATCGCGTCCGCCGACCCCACCGGTGCCACGACGCCCGCTGCCGACAGCCTCTCGCCCGGTCTGCTCCGGGCCATGGAGCGCGATCTGGGCCTCGACGCCGACGCGGCGAGGAGCCGGATAGGCAACGAGTACCGTGCCGCCGCCGTCGCCGCCGGGCTGGAGAAGTCCCTCGGCGCCAGCTTCGCCGGGGCCAGGGTCGGCGGATCCGACGCGGCCCTCACCGTTGCCACCACCGATGCCTCCGAGACGGCGAGCATCACCGCGGCGGGCGCGCGGGCCGAGGTCGTCGGCCACAGCCTGGACCGCCTCGAAGCCGCCAAGTCCGCGCTGGACGAGGTCGCCCTGAGCAAGGCGCCCAAGGGCGTGCCGGTCTGGTACGTCGATGTGCGCGCCAACCGGGTCGTCGTCAACGCCGTGAACACCCGGGCCGCCGACGCCTTCCTTGCCGCCGCGAAGGTCCGCCGCGACCTGGTGACCGTCGCCGAGTCCACCGAACAGCCCCGTACCTACGCGGATCTGCGCGGCGGCGACGCGTACTACATGAACGGCTCCGGCCGCTGCTCCATCGGCTTCCCCGTGAAGAAGGGCACGCAGAACGGCTTCGTCAGCGCCGGTCACTGCGGCACCCCCGGGGTGAGCACGAGCGGCTACAACCAGCAGGCGCAGGGCTCCTTCCAGGGGTCCACCTTCCCCGGCCGTGACTACGCCTGGGTCGCCACCAACGCCAACTGGACGCCCCGCGCCCTGGTGAACGGCTACGGCAACGGCGATGTGACCGTCACCGGCTTCACCCAGTCGGTCGTCGGCTCCTCGGTCTGCCGCTCCGGCTCCACGACCGGCTGGCACTGCGGCACGATCCAGCAGCTCAACACCAGCGTCACCTACCCGGAGGGCACCATCTCCGGGGTGACCCGTACCAACGTCTGCGCCGAACCCGGCGACTCCGGCGGCTCGTTCATCACCGGAAGCCAGGCGCAGGGTGTCACCTCCGGCGGCTCGGGCAACTGCTCCCAGGGCGGTACGACGTACTTCCAGCCGCTCAACCCCGCGCTCCAGGCGTACGGGCTGACCCTGGTCACCAGCGGGACGCCGACCGACCCGCCCACCGACCCGACCGACCCGCCGACCGAGCCGGGCGGAACCTGGGCGGCCGGCACGACCTACGCCGCGGGCGCCACGGTGACGTACGGCGGGACGACGTACCGCTGCCTCCAGGGCCACCAGGCGCAGCCCGGCTGGACCCCGCCGAACGTTCCCGCGCTCTGGCAGCAGGTCTGACCCCCACGCCTCCCGTTCCTTCTCACGACCCCAGCTCCTCCCGCTCCTCCCGCTCCTCCCGCTACTCCCGCGTCTCCAGCTCCTCCTGATCTCTCCGCTCCTCCCGCTCCTGTCCCCGCCCCTCCCGTTCCGAGGAACCCCGAGGATCCGACATGAACCCAGAAGCAAGCGACGACCTCCCCAACAGTCGCCGGATCAGCCGCAAGAGCATCCTGAAGGCCGCGCTGGTCGCGACCGCCGCTCCCCTGCTCGCCGGGGGAGGGGTCGCCCTCGCCCGTGACGCCGGCTCCAACGGTGCCCCCCTCACGCCGACCCCGGCGTGCGACGACGGTGACGACCCGACGCCGCCGCAGATGGAGGGCCCGTACTTCAAGCCCAACTCCCCCCTCCGCACCAGCCTGGTGACGCCGAGCACCCCCGGCATCCCGCTCACC from Streptomyces sp. NBC_00654 includes the following:
- a CDS encoding phosphotransferase translates to MHTGQLLGSGRTADVYALDGSWVLRRYRDSTDATPELAVMSYLCAFGFPVPRIGPPAKGARATDLVLQRLTGPTMAEALSAGTLRAAEGGALLAGLLRELHAVPARLSPDPEEHILHLDLHPENVILTERGPVVIDWSNTTEGPPGLDRAMSALILAQASLAPASPASPRSPASPASPRSPASPASPASPPSPASPGGAGTGAETPAAAVRALLTALLGEMAADGGVSVADLALARTRRAADPRLTEHETAALDEAVALVRSHVP
- a CDS encoding carbohydrate-binding protein, giving the protein MDNATLRRRALAACTAAVAVGALGLAGLTGIASADPTGATTPAADSLSPGLLRAMERDLGLDADAARSRIGNEYRAAAVAAGLEKSLGASFAGARVGGSDAALTVATTDASETASITAAGARAEVVGHSLDRLEAAKSALDEVALSKAPKGVPVWYVDVRANRVVVNAVNTRAADAFLAAAKVRRDLVTVAESTEQPRTYADLRGGDAYYMNGSGRCSIGFPVKKGTQNGFVSAGHCGTPGVSTSGYNQQAQGSFQGSTFPGRDYAWVATNANWTPRALVNGYGNGDVTVTGFTQSVVGSSVCRSGSTTGWHCGTIQQLNTSVTYPEGTISGVTRTNVCAEPGDSGGSFITGSQAQGVTSGGSGNCSQGGTTYFQPLNPALQAYGLTLVTSGTPTDPPTDPTDPPTEPGGTWAAGTTYAAGATVTYGGTTYRCLQGHQAQPGWTPPNVPALWQQV